The following coding sequences lie in one Oceanidesulfovibrio indonesiensis genomic window:
- a CDS encoding amphi-Trp domain-containing protein: MGSDINFKHESVQDLDSLLKYLKAVTEGLEKGKIRLSTKNKELVLEPRGLVKFDVEAKRKGDFRKFSLKFSWKDEEDPSADEEPLVVEPS, from the coding sequence ATGGGATCCGACATCAATTTCAAGCACGAAAGCGTGCAGGACCTGGACTCTCTGCTCAAGTACCTCAAGGCCGTCACCGAGGGGCTCGAAAAGGGAAAGATACGGCTGTCCACCAAGAACAAGGAACTCGTCCTGGAGCCTCGCGGGCTGGTGAAATTCGACGTGGAGGCGAAGCGCAAGGGTGATTTCCGCAAGTTCAGCCTGAAGTTCAGCTGGAAGGACGAAGAGGATCCTTCGGCCGATGAAGAACCGCTCGTCGTCGAACCTTCATAG
- a CDS encoding GAK system XXXCH domain-containing protein: protein MSQESKRKYEFMVGADEAPDFFEKLAEGMRQGCLAMGDVELALDGFRSLSLSLKQEEGGYKARIKLKYEQPQHAPECECPPCQAAERYGIDEGGRPKYKYLKKRMKSDFKAIYQTLLGGSLPGGQIMERFIEDSRVMCTYPGMGEEFYTRYLEIVDAFAVAVEQGDLEAARTRQQALYDSMKECHDRYK from the coding sequence ATGTCCCAGGAATCCAAGCGGAAATATGAATTCATGGTCGGTGCGGACGAAGCGCCGGACTTTTTCGAGAAGCTCGCGGAGGGCATGCGCCAAGGGTGTCTTGCGATGGGCGATGTGGAACTGGCGCTCGACGGGTTCAGGAGCTTGTCACTCTCCCTCAAGCAGGAAGAAGGCGGCTACAAAGCCAGGATCAAGCTCAAGTACGAGCAGCCGCAGCATGCGCCGGAATGCGAGTGTCCGCCGTGCCAGGCTGCCGAAAGATACGGTATCGACGAAGGCGGCAGGCCCAAGTACAAGTATCTCAAGAAACGCATGAAGAGCGATTTCAAGGCCATTTATCAGACCCTCCTTGGCGGCTCTTTGCCGGGTGGGCAGATCATGGAGCGGTTCATCGAGGACAGCCGGGTGATGTGCACCTATCCCGGCATGGGCGAGGAATTCTACACCAGATACCTTGAAATTGTGGACGCCTTTGCCGTGGCTGTGGAACAGGGGGACCTGGAAGCCGCCCGAACCCGTCAGCAGGCCCTCTACGACAGCATGAAGGAATGCCACGACCGGTACAAGTAA
- the phoU gene encoding phosphate signaling complex protein PhoU, translated as MPINMQTHLEQEISSLRMKVLEMAAYAEKALDKSLRALTERNSELAQEVIDKDYEINQLECEIDEFALRLLALAQPVARDLRFIVGCMRIIVNLERIGDEAVNISERSMLLAHRPPLPFSKPLEQLSQVCLEMLRTAIKAFKDDDSELADQVCTADEQANELDMTVLRNLIDYMVQQSPAVERSVHSILASRSLERVGDLSTNIAECVIFIVHGVDVKHRCHRF; from the coding sequence ATGCCTATCAATATGCAGACGCATCTGGAGCAGGAAATATCGAGCCTGCGGATGAAGGTGCTCGAAATGGCGGCCTACGCCGAGAAAGCCCTGGACAAGTCGCTGCGGGCGCTCACGGAACGCAACTCCGAGCTGGCTCAGGAAGTCATCGACAAGGATTACGAAATCAACCAGCTCGAATGCGAGATCGACGAGTTCGCCCTCAGGCTGCTCGCCCTGGCGCAGCCTGTGGCGCGGGACCTGCGCTTCATAGTCGGCTGCATGCGCATCATCGTGAACCTCGAACGCATCGGCGATGAGGCTGTAAACATTTCCGAGCGTTCCATGCTGCTCGCGCACCGGCCGCCGTTGCCCTTCAGCAAACCGCTGGAGCAGCTCAGCCAAGTCTGCCTGGAGATGCTGCGCACGGCGATCAAGGCGTTCAAGGACGACGACTCCGAGCTGGCGGACCAGGTCTGCACCGCTGACGAGCAGGCCAACGAGCTGGACATGACGGTGTTGCGCAATCTCATCGACTACATGGTCCAGCAGTCGCCGGCCGTGGAGCGTTCCGTGCATTCCATCCTCGCGTCCCGATCCCTGGAGCGAGTGGGCGACCTATCCACGAACATCGCCGAATGCGTCATATTCATCGTGCACGGCGTGGACGTGAAGCACCGCTGCCACAGGTTCTGA
- the pstB gene encoding phosphate ABC transporter ATP-binding protein PstB translates to MSTVKMFTSNLDFYYGDFKALHDVSLEFAEHQVTALIGPSGCGKSTYLRCLNRMNDLIPSSRVEGEIRIDNQDIYSPRLDVVELRRRVGMVFQKPNPFPKSVYDNVAYGLRVNGVRDERFIEHKVERSLKGAALWDEVSDRLHSSALGLSGGQQQRLCIARAIAVDPEVLLMDEPASALDPIATQKIEELIHELKENYTIIIVTHSMQQAARVSDTTAFFYMGKLVELGPTEKMFTRPEKKQTEDYITGRFG, encoded by the coding sequence ATGAGCACGGTAAAGATGTTCACATCGAACCTCGACTTTTATTACGGGGATTTCAAGGCGCTGCACGACGTGAGCCTGGAGTTCGCGGAACACCAGGTTACGGCCCTCATCGGACCGTCCGGCTGCGGCAAATCGACGTATCTGCGCTGCCTCAACCGAATGAACGACCTCATTCCTTCCTCCCGTGTCGAGGGCGAGATTCGCATAGACAATCAGGATATCTACAGCCCCAGGCTGGATGTGGTGGAACTCAGGCGGCGGGTGGGGATGGTCTTCCAGAAGCCCAACCCGTTTCCGAAATCCGTTTACGACAACGTGGCCTACGGCTTGCGGGTCAACGGCGTGCGCGACGAGCGGTTTATCGAACACAAGGTGGAGCGCAGCCTGAAGGGTGCGGCGCTGTGGGACGAGGTCTCGGACCGGCTGCACTCCTCGGCCCTGGGGCTCTCCGGCGGCCAGCAGCAACGGCTGTGCATCGCGCGGGCCATCGCCGTGGATCCGGAGGTGCTGCTCATGGACGAGCCGGCCTCGGCGCTGGACCCCATCGCGACCCAGAAGATCGAGGAGCTCATTCACGAGCTCAAGGAAAATTACACGATCATCATCGTGACCCACAGCATGCAGCAGGCTGCGCGTGTTTCGGACACCACTGCGTTCTTCTACATGGGCAAGCTCGTGGAGTTGGGGCCCACGGAAAAGATGTTCACCAGGCCCGAGAAAAAACAGACCGAAGATTATATCACCGGACGCTTCGGTTAA
- a CDS encoding sensor histidine kinase produces the protein MRGGFSFRSRVLASFLLVVFLGLLVPSWYTHRIFTQGLKDNADLEIRRLYHLIHSGLGEHAKDPEAAPVFGWLESTARNLRVRLALFDEASNLIFASSSENLGVSTILSNGFPTPNALPSEGVSHTPPATMNLGVPDVRVASVYFHGDAVFASGAWSGSGALPPGRLVLGMPHYEAGGWLQDIESGMYIAVAAALLLSGLLSLFLVRWLWRCMGETIAVAEAIGSGNYMKRLGFFKSKEFDALARSINSMAQSIESHIRTITEQKSQLQAVLDSMREGVMVIDSQCRIRSVNRAFEDIFQDAADCVGKRPLEVILSPELQRACDDTLAVDAHSREEGATAVRMQIEPVRDAVYDVTIVPMRRQGGQGVQGGLVVVFHDISELSRLERIRRDFVANVSHELRTPLTSVKGYAETLLLGVEQGTAKPEGQKSFLEIIIKHANHMAKTVNDLLSLTRLESGKKPFDLRKVDAVKAAAQALRECEQAAGEKGVYVELDMPDELTVMADFDRLVQVFRNLMENAMKYGLKSEPERGAAHSGNIASLAARVWSKEENGMVTFGVEDQGPGIPAGDMERIFERFYRVDKHRTNKGAGSSGLGLAICKHIVEKLGGRLWVESPTGSGTGSCFMFTVPKTGAISDAAPAADRPEADGKYRETKARSIRDRS, from the coding sequence ATGCGAGGCGGCTTTTCGTTTCGTTCGCGAGTCCTCGCGTCCTTTCTGCTTGTGGTCTTTCTCGGTCTGCTGGTGCCTTCGTGGTACACGCACCGGATCTTCACACAAGGGCTCAAGGACAACGCGGACCTGGAAATCCGCCGGTTGTACCATCTGATCCACTCCGGTCTGGGGGAACACGCAAAGGATCCTGAAGCAGCACCGGTTTTTGGCTGGCTGGAGAGCACCGCCCGGAACCTGCGGGTCCGCCTGGCGCTGTTCGACGAAGCGAGCAATCTCATTTTTGCTTCTTCCAGCGAGAATTTGGGCGTGTCCACCATTCTTTCGAACGGCTTTCCCACCCCGAACGCATTGCCGTCCGAAGGAGTATCACACACGCCGCCTGCGACCATGAATCTCGGTGTGCCGGACGTCCGCGTCGCTTCGGTATACTTCCATGGCGACGCGGTTTTCGCCTCCGGCGCCTGGTCCGGCTCCGGCGCATTGCCTCCTGGCCGTCTGGTGCTGGGCATGCCCCACTACGAGGCGGGTGGCTGGCTCCAGGACATCGAAAGCGGCATGTACATCGCGGTTGCCGCAGCGCTGCTGCTCTCCGGGTTGCTCAGCCTTTTCCTGGTGCGCTGGCTGTGGCGCTGCATGGGCGAAACGATTGCCGTGGCCGAGGCCATAGGCTCCGGCAACTACATGAAGCGCCTGGGTTTTTTCAAGAGCAAGGAGTTCGACGCCCTGGCCAGGTCCATCAACTCCATGGCGCAATCCATCGAGAGCCACATCCGCACCATAACGGAGCAGAAGTCCCAGCTCCAGGCCGTGCTCGATTCCATGCGCGAGGGCGTCATGGTCATCGACAGCCAGTGCCGCATACGCAGTGTGAATCGGGCTTTCGAGGATATTTTCCAGGACGCTGCGGATTGCGTGGGCAAACGGCCGCTGGAGGTGATCCTGTCGCCGGAGCTCCAGCGCGCCTGCGACGACACCCTGGCCGTGGATGCGCACTCCCGGGAGGAAGGCGCCACGGCCGTGCGCATGCAGATAGAGCCGGTGCGCGACGCCGTGTACGACGTGACCATAGTGCCCATGCGCCGGCAGGGGGGGCAGGGCGTGCAGGGCGGTCTCGTGGTGGTTTTCCACGACATCAGCGAGCTTTCCCGGCTGGAGCGCATCCGGCGCGACTTCGTGGCCAACGTCTCGCACGAGTTGCGCACGCCGCTGACCTCTGTGAAGGGATACGCCGAAACCCTGCTGCTGGGCGTGGAACAGGGCACGGCCAAACCGGAAGGGCAGAAGAGTTTTCTGGAAATCATCATCAAGCACGCCAACCACATGGCCAAGACGGTCAACGATCTGCTCAGCCTCACCCGTCTGGAAAGCGGCAAAAAGCCGTTCGATCTCAGGAAGGTGGATGCGGTGAAAGCGGCGGCGCAGGCCCTGCGCGAATGCGAGCAGGCGGCCGGGGAAAAAGGCGTGTACGTGGAACTGGATATGCCGGATGAGTTGACCGTCATGGCGGATTTCGACCGGCTCGTGCAGGTGTTCCGAAACCTCATGGAAAACGCCATGAAGTACGGGCTGAAGAGCGAACCCGAGAGGGGAGCCGCACACTCCGGGAATATCGCCTCCCTGGCCGCGCGAGTTTGGAGCAAGGAAGAGAACGGCATGGTCACGTTCGGTGTGGAGGACCAGGGCCCCGGCATTCCAGCCGGGGACATGGAGCGCATCTTCGAGCGCTTCTACCGCGTGGACAAGCACCGCACCAACAAGGGCGCCGGGTCGTCCGGGCTGGGGCTGGCCATCTGCAAGCATATTGTGGAGAAGCTCGGAGGCAGGCTATGGGTGGAGAGCCCGACGGGCTCGGGCACGGGATCATGTTTCATGTTCACGGTGCCGAAAACCGGCGCCATATCCGATGCGGCGCCGGCCGCGGATCGCCCTGAGGCCGATGGGAAATATCGGGAAACCAAAGCCCGGAGCATACGAGACAGATCATGA
- a CDS encoding response regulator, translating into MANDEVLVIEDDEDILQLLTFNLESAGYEVSTATDGYEGLVQARRRQPGLIILDIMLPSMDGFEVCKELKRKQETSSIPVIMLTARGEEVDRIVGLELGADDYVIKPFSPRELLLRVKAIMKRIQPEETPRSRWQKDGLSVDLDAHRVDVDGEEVQLTATEFKLLFELVKRQGRVQTRDQLLNTVWGYEFEGYARTVDTHVRRLRQKLGPYAPYVETVRGVGYRFKE; encoded by the coding sequence ATGGCAAACGACGAAGTGCTCGTAATCGAAGACGACGAAGACATTCTGCAGCTGCTAACCTTCAACCTGGAAAGCGCCGGGTACGAGGTGTCCACGGCCACGGACGGGTACGAGGGCCTGGTGCAGGCCCGCCGCCGCCAGCCGGGGCTGATCATTCTGGACATCATGCTGCCGTCCATGGACGGCTTCGAGGTGTGCAAGGAACTCAAGCGCAAGCAGGAAACCTCGTCCATCCCTGTCATCATGCTCACGGCGCGGGGCGAAGAGGTGGATCGGATCGTGGGCCTGGAGTTGGGCGCGGACGACTACGTGATCAAGCCGTTCAGCCCGCGCGAGCTGCTGTTGCGGGTCAAGGCGATCATGAAGCGAATCCAGCCGGAAGAGACGCCGCGTTCCAGGTGGCAGAAAGACGGCTTGTCCGTGGATCTCGACGCCCACCGCGTGGACGTGGACGGCGAGGAGGTTCAGCTCACCGCCACTGAGTTCAAGCTGCTTTTTGAACTGGTGAAACGCCAGGGCCGGGTGCAGACCCGGGACCAGCTGCTCAACACTGTCTGGGGCTACGAGTTCGAGGGATACGCCCGCACTGTGGATACCCACGTGCGCCGGCTGCGGCAGAAACTCGGTCCGTATGCGCCCTATGTGGAAACAGTTCGCGGCGTCGGCTACAGGTTCAAGGAGTAG
- a CDS encoding tRNA (cytidine(34)-2'-O)-methyltransferase encodes MPHKPSLVLYEPEIPPNTGNVARLTAGAGVDLHLVEPLGFSLDDKQLKRAGLDYWPRVRLTVWPGWDSLKQHVRDQGCRLVFSTSRSGTSYCDFDYRATDFIVLGPETRGLPEELYAGEPTVRIPITDAVRSLNMSTAAGILLFEALRVSNTMP; translated from the coding sequence ATGCCCCATAAACCGTCGCTCGTGCTCTACGAGCCGGAGATTCCGCCCAACACGGGCAACGTGGCGCGGCTCACGGCCGGCGCCGGGGTGGACCTCCACCTCGTGGAGCCGCTGGGATTCAGCCTGGACGACAAGCAGCTCAAGCGCGCCGGTCTGGACTACTGGCCGCGGGTGCGGCTCACCGTGTGGCCGGGCTGGGACTCGTTGAAACAGCACGTGCGTGATCAGGGTTGCCGGCTGGTGTTCAGCACGAGCCGCAGCGGGACAAGCTACTGCGACTTCGACTACCGGGCCACGGATTTCATCGTGCTGGGCCCGGAAACACGCGGCCTGCCGGAGGAACTGTACGCCGGCGAGCCCACGGTGCGCATCCCCATAACCGACGCCGTGCGCAGCCTGAACATGTCCACCGCGGCCGGAATATTGTTGTTCGAGGCCTTGCGGGTGAGCAACACCATGCCGTAG
- a CDS encoding M3 family oligoendopeptidase — MPNAPEWDLTSFFPEFDGPEYREHIQSIEDDIDGLARLAESLATLEAGNLDPWVELFLLDETILARYSHWSSYAGCLAATDAQNERYQQESGRASQIGARFRSAFAPVMAVFREADETAVRALAARPELADCGYFLGRLKEEASRRMDTDRERLASDLGVDGISAWGRLYDTLSGRLSFTMTAGEEGEREVPMAQKRELLQSPDPEVRREALLNSNVAWQNVEYVTAAALNAIAGTRLTLNRHRGVEDFMVEPLFGAATTQGTLEAMWRAVDEGRGPVLDYLRRKAHLLGRERLGFHDLAAPLPGGEQPHYTWEQATGLVVDAFDAVYPRLADFAREALEKRHVEAQKRPGKRPGAFCTTSLLTRESRVFMTFGGTLGDVQTLAHELGHAFHSRILADKRPLAALYPMTLAETASTFAERLVQNALLDDPATPASVKRQVLRARLDDAAAFCCDIRMRYIFEHAFYTERQQGEIPAARCRELMLEAQRTAFPDVLDPDELDPMFWSSKLHFYITGVSFYNFPYTFGYLLSLGLAERASKEKDRFTDTYEEFLACTGSATSEDAVRMSLGEDLSQEDFWRRALAGPAEDAARFQALADEG; from the coding sequence ATGCCAAACGCCCCCGAGTGGGATCTGACGTCTTTTTTCCCCGAGTTCGACGGCCCGGAGTATCGCGAGCACATCCAGTCCATCGAGGATGACATCGACGGGCTGGCGCGCCTCGCCGAATCGTTGGCCACGCTCGAAGCGGGCAACCTCGATCCGTGGGTGGAGCTGTTCCTGCTCGACGAGACGATACTCGCACGATATTCGCACTGGTCGTCCTACGCAGGCTGCCTCGCGGCCACGGACGCGCAGAACGAACGCTACCAGCAGGAGAGCGGCCGGGCCTCGCAGATAGGCGCGCGGTTCCGCAGCGCCTTCGCGCCGGTCATGGCGGTGTTCCGCGAGGCCGACGAAACAGCGGTGCGGGCGCTGGCGGCTCGGCCTGAGCTGGCCGACTGCGGCTACTTTCTGGGGCGGCTCAAGGAAGAAGCGTCACGGCGCATGGACACGGACCGAGAGCGTCTGGCCTCGGACCTGGGCGTGGACGGCATCTCCGCCTGGGGCCGGCTTTACGACACCCTGAGTGGCCGGCTTTCCTTCACAATGACCGCAGGGGAGGAGGGCGAGCGTGAAGTGCCCATGGCGCAGAAACGCGAGCTGCTGCAAAGTCCGGACCCCGAGGTGCGGCGCGAGGCGCTGTTGAACTCCAACGTCGCCTGGCAGAACGTGGAGTATGTGACGGCCGCCGCGCTCAACGCCATAGCCGGCACGCGCCTCACGCTGAATCGCCACCGCGGGGTGGAGGATTTCATGGTGGAGCCGCTGTTCGGCGCGGCCACCACGCAGGGGACGCTGGAGGCAATGTGGCGCGCCGTTGACGAAGGCCGCGGACCTGTGCTCGATTACCTGCGGCGCAAGGCGCACCTGCTGGGACGCGAACGCCTCGGCTTTCATGATCTTGCGGCACCGTTGCCCGGCGGCGAGCAACCGCATTACACCTGGGAGCAGGCCACGGGCCTGGTGGTCGACGCCTTCGACGCGGTGTATCCCCGGCTGGCGGACTTTGCCCGCGAGGCTCTGGAGAAGCGCCACGTGGAGGCGCAGAAGCGACCCGGCAAGCGGCCCGGCGCGTTCTGCACAACCTCGCTTCTGACTCGCGAATCCCGCGTGTTCATGACCTTCGGCGGCACGCTGGGCGACGTGCAGACCCTGGCGCACGAGCTGGGCCACGCGTTTCATTCGCGCATTCTGGCGGACAAGCGGCCCCTGGCCGCGCTCTACCCCATGACGCTGGCCGAGACGGCCTCCACCTTTGCCGAGCGGCTCGTGCAGAACGCCTTGCTGGATGATCCGGCCACCCCGGCCTCGGTGAAGCGCCAGGTGCTGCGCGCCCGGTTGGACGACGCCGCGGCTTTCTGCTGCGACATCCGCATGCGCTACATCTTCGAGCACGCTTTCTACACGGAGCGGCAACAAGGCGAAATCCCGGCGGCGCGGTGCAGGGAGCTCATGCTGGAAGCGCAACGCACGGCCTTCCCGGACGTGCTGGACCCGGACGAACTCGACCCCATGTTCTGGTCCTCCAAGCTCCACTTCTACATCACCGGGGTGTCATTCTATAATTTCCCCTACACCTTCGGCTATCTGCTCAGTCTCGGTCTGGCGGAGCGGGCGTCGAAGGAAAAGGACAGATTCACGGACACCTACGAAGAATTTCTGGCATGCACCGGCAGCGCCACCAGCGAGGATGCCGTACGCATGTCGCTGGGCGAGGACCTCTCGCAGGAGGACTTCTGGCGCCGCGCCCTGGCCGGTCCTGCAGAGGACGCCGCGAGGTTTCAGGCTCTGGCGGACGAGGGCTAG
- the priA gene encoding replication restart helicase PriA, with protein sequence MKRPVRPVRVALASPPYANLTYEQPAWLPFEALLPGTRVLVPLGNGMRLGVVLSGEAEAPTDDAGYALKPVLWPVERTPLFSEPYLDMIRNLALRQMEYEGRILGQMLPAGLKTSRILYTVYEGGAPRRLKSAELAKLDDPAKKELARLWLSGNMEAKSIEPAAAVEYASVVKDPPWPVRPSAKRQIALLEYLWDRGPTARAVLARELGPETSTVLNTLADRGIITIGPQPAFCEAVDETGCAADSGVCYDLSEGQAAALAAFEKALDGGGNGSLVSHLLFGVTGSGKTAVYLELARACLARGRSVVLLAPEVALAINLRRAVCAVFPDRNVIFHHGYQPPKERERNFLRAATEQGPHLVVGTRSALFLPLREMGAVVLDEEHDASFKQDERLGYQAKEVAHFLAVQHGGVCILGSATPDVKTYHAAQSGLLPHHVLSERFGDAVMPSMELVDIRSIGPTDSLLAPYSAARLREVVKAGDQAIIMLNRRGYSPLMYCKECGQTAKCVNCDIGLTYHKGRERLICHYCGDSLPYPLLCPTCGSADYLPMGEGTERLEETLSAALPRGCEVLRLDRDSTRRPGRMEAIINAFARKEAQVLVGTQMLSKGHHFPDVTLVVAADADMGLNLPDYRAAERSFQLLVQVAGRAGRGERPGCVLIQTRNPDHYCWQYVQENDYEGFFTQELERRRKRKYPPFVKLGLVRLEVSPSVSDSLVLGATLAQPARDVARSIGAQFLGPVPAPIPRLRGKRRYQCLLKAADWPSVRRLYAAFHDQVCSVAGIKITLDLDPLDML encoded by the coding sequence ATGAAGCGCCCCGTACGCCCAGTCCGAGTAGCCCTCGCAAGTCCTCCCTACGCCAACCTCACCTACGAACAACCTGCATGGCTGCCTTTCGAGGCGCTGCTGCCGGGAACGCGGGTGCTTGTCCCGCTGGGAAACGGCATGCGGCTGGGCGTGGTGCTCTCCGGCGAGGCAGAGGCTCCGACCGATGACGCCGGCTACGCCCTCAAACCCGTGCTCTGGCCCGTGGAGCGCACGCCGCTTTTTTCCGAGCCGTATCTGGACATGATCCGCAACCTCGCCCTGCGGCAGATGGAATATGAAGGCCGCATCCTCGGCCAGATGCTCCCGGCCGGGCTCAAAACCTCGCGTATCCTCTACACGGTGTACGAAGGCGGCGCCCCACGCCGGCTCAAGAGCGCTGAACTCGCCAAGCTGGACGACCCCGCCAAGAAGGAGCTTGCCCGGCTGTGGCTCTCCGGCAACATGGAGGCCAAATCCATAGAGCCCGCGGCAGCCGTGGAATACGCCAGCGTGGTGAAGGATCCGCCATGGCCTGTCCGCCCCTCGGCCAAGCGGCAGATCGCACTCCTGGAATACCTCTGGGACCGCGGCCCCACGGCGCGCGCCGTGCTTGCCAGGGAACTCGGCCCCGAGACATCTACTGTTCTGAATACGTTGGCTGATCGCGGAATCATCACTATCGGCCCCCAGCCGGCGTTCTGCGAAGCCGTGGATGAGACGGGCTGCGCCGCGGACTCCGGCGTGTGCTACGATCTTTCGGAAGGACAGGCCGCGGCCCTGGCCGCTTTCGAAAAAGCTCTGGACGGCGGGGGCAACGGCAGCCTGGTCTCGCACCTGCTGTTCGGCGTCACCGGCAGCGGCAAGACGGCGGTGTACCTGGAGCTGGCCCGGGCCTGCCTGGCGCGGGGGCGCAGCGTGGTGCTTCTGGCCCCGGAAGTTGCCCTGGCCATCAATCTGCGTCGGGCCGTGTGCGCAGTTTTTCCGGACAGGAACGTTATCTTCCACCACGGTTATCAGCCGCCCAAGGAGCGCGAGCGCAATTTCCTGCGCGCGGCGACCGAGCAGGGACCGCATCTGGTGGTGGGCACGCGCTCGGCCCTTTTTTTGCCCCTGCGGGAAATGGGCGCAGTGGTCCTGGACGAAGAGCACGACGCCTCTTTCAAACAGGATGAGCGGCTCGGCTACCAGGCCAAAGAAGTCGCCCATTTTCTCGCCGTCCAGCACGGCGGCGTATGCATTCTGGGTTCCGCCACGCCGGATGTGAAGACCTACCACGCCGCACAGTCCGGCCTGCTGCCGCACCACGTACTTTCCGAGCGGTTCGGCGATGCGGTCATGCCCAGCATGGAACTGGTGGACATCCGCAGCATCGGGCCGACCGATTCCCTGCTTGCGCCGTACAGCGCCGCGCGGCTGCGCGAAGTGGTGAAGGCCGGAGACCAGGCCATCATCATGCTCAATCGCCGCGGGTACTCGCCGCTCATGTATTGCAAGGAGTGCGGGCAGACCGCCAAATGCGTGAACTGCGACATTGGCCTGACCTACCACAAGGGCCGTGAGCGGCTCATCTGCCATTATTGCGGAGACAGCCTGCCGTATCCGCTGCTGTGTCCCACGTGCGGCTCGGCCGACTATCTGCCCATGGGCGAGGGGACCGAGCGGTTGGAGGAAACCCTGTCCGCCGCACTGCCGCGCGGCTGCGAAGTGCTGCGGCTGGATCGCGATTCGACCCGCCGTCCCGGCCGCATGGAGGCCATTATCAACGCTTTCGCGCGCAAAGAGGCGCAGGTGCTCGTGGGCACGCAGATGCTCTCCAAGGGTCACCACTTTCCTGATGTCACCCTCGTGGTGGCGGCCGATGCGGACATGGGTCTGAACCTGCCGGACTACCGCGCCGCCGAACGTTCGTTCCAACTCCTCGTGCAGGTGGCTGGCCGCGCCGGCCGTGGCGAGCGGCCGGGCTGCGTGCTCATCCAGACCCGCAATCCGGACCATTACTGCTGGCAGTACGTGCAGGAAAACGACTACGAAGGGTTCTTCACCCAGGAGCTGGAACGCCGTCGCAAACGCAAATACCCGCCGTTCGTCAAACTCGGGTTGGTGCGCCTGGAGGTCTCGCCCTCAGTGAGCGATTCGCTCGTGCTCGGCGCGACCCTGGCCCAGCCCGCGCGGGATGTGGCTCGTTCCATCGGCGCGCAGTTTCTCGGTCCGGTTCCGGCCCCCATCCCTCGTTTGCGCGGCAAGCGTCGCTATCAATGTCTGCTCAAAGCCGCGGACTGGCCATCGGTGCGCCGGCTCTACGCCGCATTCCATGACCAGGTGTGCAGCGTGGCCGGCATCAAGATCACTCTGGACCTCGATCCACTGGATATGCTTTAG
- the galU gene encoding UTP--glucose-1-phosphate uridylyltransferase GalU, translated as MQIKKVVVPVAGWGTRSLPATKNIPKEMLPVYNKPVVQYVVEEAMNSGLTDVIFINNQNKKIIEDHFDYNLSLESVLEKSGKTEYLQAVREVAEMVNIISVRQKKQLGLGHAVLCAKEVVKNDPFAIMVGDDLMFGMEPGIKQLIDVVMDEKLPVIGVMEVPPDKVSRYGIIQGEEFAPGLYRVRDLVEKPKLSEAPSRLAIVGRYVLMPEIFEHLESVEPGHGGEIQLTDALKSLAKESRLLAVRMRGQRFDAGDWAEYLTANIYFALQDESLRDDLVHRLQQLLSCK; from the coding sequence ATGCAAATAAAGAAGGTGGTCGTACCGGTGGCGGGCTGGGGCACCCGTTCGCTGCCCGCTACAAAGAACATTCCCAAAGAAATGCTGCCGGTCTACAACAAGCCGGTGGTGCAGTATGTTGTGGAAGAGGCCATGAATTCCGGCCTCACGGACGTCATCTTCATCAACAACCAGAACAAGAAAATCATCGAGGACCACTTCGACTACAACCTGTCGCTGGAGTCCGTGCTCGAAAAATCCGGCAAGACTGAGTATCTCCAGGCCGTCCGCGAGGTGGCGGAGATGGTCAATATCATTTCCGTGCGCCAGAAAAAGCAGCTGGGCCTGGGCCACGCCGTGCTTTGCGCCAAGGAAGTGGTCAAGAACGATCCCTTCGCCATCATGGTGGGCGATGACCTCATGTTCGGCATGGAGCCGGGCATCAAGCAGCTCATCGACGTGGTCATGGACGAAAAGCTGCCCGTCATCGGCGTCATGGAGGTGCCACCGGACAAGGTGAGCCGCTACGGCATCATCCAGGGCGAGGAGTTCGCCCCCGGCCTGTACCGTGTGCGGGATCTCGTGGAAAAACCCAAGTTGAGCGAAGCCCCGTCAAGACTGGCCATCGTGGGGCGCTACGTGCTCATGCCCGAGATATTCGAGCACCTGGAAAGCGTGGAACCCGGCCACGGCGGCGAGATCCAGCTCACGGACGCCCTCAAGTCCCTGGCCAAGGAATCGCGCCTGCTTGCAGTGCGCATGCGCGGCCAGCGGTTTGACGCCGGCGACTGGGCGGAGTACCTCACTGCGAACATCTATTTTGCATTGCAGGATGAAAGCCTGCGCGACGATCTCGTCCATCGTCTCCAGCAGCTTCTTTCCTGCAAGTAA